The Mucilaginibacter gracilis genomic interval GACTTCCCCCTTGAATACTATAATGGCCCAAGACTAAAAAGCAATCCTTTTGTGGTGCAACTCAATGATTACCCTAAAAACTATCATCAGGGAAAACGGGGAGGCTATTCCAAATACCGCTTTGCCAAAACAATGTATAATCTTCAAATGGCAGTTAAGCGTAATCCTCAAAAAGCTGCCCGGTATACATTTGCGATGGCTACGGGTTTGTACAACACCTCGCGTTATGGCAATGCCTGGTTCATGATCGCCTATGCCTATTCTGATTCCTGGATTGAAAAAAACCGCAGGGAGCCACTTTATTACGACCAAGATCTGAATAAAACCATCGATGCCGAAAAGCTTTTCTTAAAGGCAAGACAGCTGAGCAATGATCCAGAGTTCAAAGGCCAATGCACCTTTATGGCTGCCAAGTGTAAACAAAATCGCTATAAGGGCGCGGACGATGAATTTGTGCACCATAAATACTTCCAGGGACATGCCGATCCATACCAAGATGAGATTAGAAGAAACCCCTATTTTACAGAGCTTCGCAAAAGCTATTCCCGAACCCGGTTTTATCAAGTCGCCGTGCATGAATGCAGTTATTTCCGTGATTTCTTAGCTTCGGCTCACACCAGCAAGAAAAAACAACAACCCGGTAAATGAAAATCAACATGGATACAAAATGTATGACGCTAAAAATAGAACCTAATTAATTTTTGCAATAGTTCTTCATCAAGTTCCTCAATACGTGTATATAAAAAAGATAGTACTATAAGAATTTTGGGCGTGGCTCAAGAAAAACAATAGCAATTTGACACCTTAGTTGCTCTTGGAGAGTAATCTCCTGCATATCTATCTTTCAACTCAATTATTAGAAATACAGAAATCTGTATTTCTAAGTTTCTAGATTTACATAAGTCTACACTTATGTAAATCTAGAAAGCTATATTGTATCATAGATTCTAATTTATTCTTGACTAGTGACTTACTTAGTAATATCTAAAAGATTATTCTTTTTTCGGCCTATCTAAATATATAATGACATTTTCTCGTTTTTAAAAATAACTTAACTGAGGTCTGGCTAAAACAAATCTTGCTTTATCGTTTTAATCGGACCACCCCGCTCTAAGGCATTATGTTCCTGCCACTGGCTCTGCTGTTGTGCTATCAGTTGTTCTGTTTGCCAAACCTTTATTTTTGCTTCCAGTCTGGCCAGGCAAAGTTTCTTGTTTTCTAACTGAGATCGGGTGTCCATCGCCATAACTTGTAAGCCCGATGGCAAATGGGTTCCCCGCACAGCAGTTTCCACCTTGTTTACATTTTGCCCACCAGGGCCGGATGAGCGGCAGGTTTCCAGCTTTACATCTTTAACGTTCCATTGCATCAGTTCCTTCACATCAAAAGCGGCTACGCCCACAAACCAGTTTTTCCGCTTGTGGTATTTGCGATATGGGCTTTGTGCTATCCATTGTACTGTGCCAGTCCAATCCTTTACAAATGCATCCAGGTTATGGCCGGTTGCCATCATGGTTGCAGATAGTAAGGTGCCATTTAATTCGCCGGCTTTATTTTCCAGTACTTCAATTTGAATGGCTTGCTGTTTGGCCTGCTTCATCAACAAGTTTTGCACGCAGGCTACAACCCGGCAGCATTCTGCAGGGCCTTTACCTGAGGTGATCTGTATCATCATCTTTTTCATCACTACTCCTTATTCATTCTAACAATACGTGGATAAAATTTGCCTTCGATATCAACCAGATCGCTTTGCGCTGCTATCACGGTTTCGATATCCTTATAAGCTAAGGGGTTCTCTTCGACCGTGCCGCCAATTAGGGTAACGCCGGCATTGGTCAGCATTTTTTTCATAGCAGACACCGTCATACTGTCCTTAGCCTTTTGCCTACTCATGGCTCGCCCCGCGCCATGCGACGCGGAATATAAAGCATCACCGGTTCCTTTGCCCGATACCAGGTAAGCGGGAGTGGTCATACTACCGGGGATAATACCTAATTCGCCCTTATGAGCAGGTGTTGCTCCCTTTCGGTGGATGATCACTTCCCGGCCATCTGCCAACTGGTCTTTCCAGGCAAAGTTGTGATGGTTCTCTACCACATGCAAAGCTTTCAAGCCTAATGCTTTTAGCAGGTTAGCATGAATACGTTCATGACAGGCTTTGGCATAATCGCCAGCCAAAGTCATGGTTAACCAGTATTCCTGACCCGCCTCGCTGTTCATATCCAGCCATGCCAATTGCTGTGCATGGCGCGGCAGTTTACAAGTATTCATGGCAATCTGCGTATAATGCCTTGCTATTGCCGATCCTAATCCACGACTACCTGAATGTGTTAACAAAGCCGTGTACTTTTTAGCGGGTAAACTTAAAGTATTATCAGCTAATAATTCTATTTCGCCAAACTCCACAAAGTGGTTGCCATTGCCCGATGTGCCCAATTGCCTAACCGCTTTACTTCGGAGCGGTTTCAAAAATGGGATCTCGCTAAATACAGGGCTGTCCAGCACTTCATGCTCCTGTCTTACATCTAAACCACCTTCCATACCAAAATGAGTGTGATTTTTTATGGCTTGTTTGATTTGGTATTCAAACCGTTTCAAAAAGCCGTCGCTCTCATCGATAATGGACAACGCCATGCGGCAACCAATGTCCATACCTACCGCGTAAGGAATTACTGCGTTATCTGTAGCTAAAACGCCACCGATAGGCAAACCGAACCCCATATGCGCATCGGGCATTAATGCACCCTGTACACTTACGGGCAGAAGATTAGCCAGCTCCATTTGCTTTTTGGCTGATTGCTCAATACCCTTTCCGCCATAAGTTTTACAAAACACCGGTTCATCCCGCAGTTCATACGTCTTAAACAATGGCGCATCCGTTTTGCCGATCACCTTTTCGGCTATCTTGCTTGTTAATTCATCATCCAGAAATGCTTCCGGATCGTTCTTAATACTCACCAGCAGGTCAAGCAATTGCTGTTTACTATGGTGTTTGAAATTTTTAGAGGCTATGCCAATAACCAGGCTTCGCAGCTGATCGTTATGGTAACCTATTTTACTTAAATCTTTTGTTCTTAAATTGCCCATGTGGGTTATGTTTCTAATTCCAGGTAAGCTTCTTTAGGGCTATTCCTGGGTATGTTTTTAAATTTGTTAATGTATTTGGCGCGCTCGTAATACCAGCCGTTCCAGTGATAGCCCCTGCCACGCGTCAGTAAATCGATACGTGGTGCCAGGTTATGGTTATCGATATGGTCGTCGATGTACGATAGCTCCCTTTCAATATCCGCATCCAACATTTTGGTATGCGTTACCATATGCGGCGCTACCTTCAGCACATATCGCCAGGGCTCGGCAAACACGTATTTTACCTCGGTACGGTAGGTTTTAACATCAAAGGTTTCAACACGGGTAAAGCAAACCTTTTCCTCTTCGGTTAAAGTTATCCTGTTTACATCCCAGCTATGCTGCGATAACTCACGCAGCATCTGCGCTTTTACATGGTAAACGTAGCGTTGTTTGCGTCGTTTCTTCCGTTTGAAGGATCTGTCCTGATGATATTCAACTGTATTGATTTTCGGTAACAAGGCTTCATAAAAGTCCTTCCTTGGACTATGCTTCACGTCATCCCGCAATACAAAAAAACGTTTCCAGCCACGTTGATACGGGTGTTCAAGCGGAACCATTGGCAAAAGCCTTTTTTGCTCCCATAATTCATCGCGCCGTTTGTCCAGCTGGATTAGTTGCTTATCACGATCTGTTTTTACGAGCCGCCTTTTGCGCCGTGCCGTTTTGATACAGCGCGGCCATTCATGTGTGTTCATCACACTTGGTATTTAATTTTGCTTTGAAATGTTATTGGATCTCCGTTTCGTCCTTGAATAAGGATATACCCTTTTTATGAGCGCTCAACAAAAAACCCAATAAATTAATTCGGCAGGCAAAAACAAACAATGTGGCAGCTAAAGCGGCCTCAACTTATTTTTAATAAAAAAGCATAGTGTTTGCCTACCTAATGGGCAATGAGCGAAAGGGGCGATATGTAGCGTAGCTCTGTCATGATTCCTCGATATTTAAAAGATTAACAAATCAGGAATTGGATGCAAAGATAGAATTTTAATTTAATTCACCTAAAATATTCAATTAGCAGGGCCGACGCATTAGGAATTTGTTTTAGCGATTAATGAAAGAAGAAATTTATGGTTCCACCCGGCCATTTTTCTTTTTGCTTTCAGGCTGGCCTTACTGGTTTTGTCGGCTTTTAGGATATTTAGGGCTATCTTTCTGACTACGGCAAGGTTTTGGGCGGTCTGTTTGTTCCGTGTGGTATTGTAATCTTCGCCAAATCCGACATCCAACTGCCAGTGCAATTGGTTCTCAATGCCCCAATGTGCGCGGATGGCTTGGTTAAAATAGGCAGCATCAGCACGGAGGCTGGAGATATAGTAGCGGTCTTGTATGGAGTGGCTGTCACCTATTATCCTTTCCGAGGTTATTTTGATGATGGTCTTTATTCCCTTCCAATTTTCCTTTTCGTCAACCCAGTTAAGTTCATGAATGACTTTGCAGTCTCTGATCTCCGCCCGCCCGTGGCCCTTATCCAGGTGCTGGCTGTAACTGTCTTCTTTAAAGTTGAACTGATTGATTACCTGTTCATAAAGTGTTTCCTGGTTCTGTTTCAAAGCAAGGATATAATCGCCCTGGCTTTCGACAATCTGTTCAGCAATCGCTTTCTGTGTACCCATTGCGTCGATGCTTACTACCGCCCCTTTGATGTTCAATAGCGATAACAATGCTGGGATCGCCGTAATCTCATTGCTCTTGTCATCCACTTTTTGTTGCCCCAGTACCAACTGGTTACGACCCGACCAGGCGCTTACCAAATGCAAGGCCCCCAACCCCTGGTGTTTGCAGGCGCTGTTACAGATGCTCTTTCCATCGATAGCGATCAACTCCTTTTCGCCAGACAGGCCCGACTCCTCAAGACCCCGGCTAAGTTCCGCTGTCCAGGCACGAAAACACTGTTCAAAAAGCGCCGAATCGATCAGCATAAAAACCCGGTTGATCGTGTCATGACTGGGTATGCCGTTTTCAAGAGGCAGCAACTGCTTTAAAAAATCTTCTTTCTCCTTCCCGAATTCTTCCATCTCGTACCAGCTTTCTGCACCACATAGAACGGCCAATACCGACAAAATGATAACTTCCAGTAAATTGTGTTTCTTATTATTACCTGTACGAGGATCAGGTATCCATCTAAAATGATTGTGAAGTGAAGTCGTCATATGCTTTTACAAAGAAAAAACGCTAACCCGACTCTAATCCTCCCGAAACCACAAAAGTTATACCTACGTTTCCAACACTTTGTTCATAACCATATCAACTTTTAACTATTCTTATGCGTCAGCCCTGATTCAATTAGGCTTTACTTGCCTGCTTTACACAGATTGATAACTTTGCAATATGCCCACCAAGCAAAATATTAAAGTAGCCGTTGATGCCGTCGTATTTGGATACACATCCAAAGAAGGCTTGTCTGTACTTCTCATCAAACGTAATATACAGCCGTTTAAAGATACTTGGGCCCTTCCCGGAGGGTTAGTTGGTGACGATGAAGCATTAGAAGACGCTATTCAGCGTGAGCTGAAAGAGGAGACAGGCGTTAACATCAACTACTTAGAGCAACTTTACAGCTTCGGCAAGCCAGGGCGTGATCCGCGTAACCGGGTAATCTCAATCACTTATTATGGTTTGGTTAAACCTGATGCCTTTGAACTGCATGCCGATACCGATGCTGCGGACGTCGGCTGGTTCAATATAAAAAAGCTTCCTCCACTGGCTTTTGATCATCAGGAAATCTTAAATGCCGCGCATGAGCGTCTGAAAAGCAAAATGCTTTACCAACCGGTGGGCTTTGAACTGCTGGACGAAAGATTCCCCTTCTCAGAACTGGAAAAACTGTATATGGCTGTGCTCGACCGACCCATTGATCGGCGTAACTTTAAAAAGAAAATAACAAAATTTGGTTTTTTAGAGGAAACTACCGAAAAACAAGCCTTATACGGTGCCGGCCGCCCCGGTAATCTTTTCCGCTTTAACGAGCAAAAATACTTCCAGCAACAAAAAGAAGGTATCAACTTCGAGATATAAATCTTTGAAAATTAAAATAAATGAAAAAAATAATTTGCGTATTTAAAACGCATATTTATATTTGCGTATAATTAACGCAAATAGTCATGAAGACAGCAGTAATCATCGCACGCTTTCAAACCCCATATCTGCACGAGGGCCACAAGCAATTGATCAGTATGGTTAAAGAGAACCATGTAAAACTGATTATCTTATTAGGTGTAAGTCCTTTGGTCGGCAGCCGCAAAAACCCTTATGATTATTATACCCGCGAAAAGATGATCAAGAAAGATTATCCGGAAGTAATTGTGTTACCGATAAGCGATCATCCAAGCGATAAAACCTGGTCGGATAGTATT includes:
- a CDS encoding NUDIX hydrolase; the protein is MPTKQNIKVAVDAVVFGYTSKEGLSVLLIKRNIQPFKDTWALPGGLVGDDEALEDAIQRELKEETGVNINYLEQLYSFGKPGRDPRNRVISITYYGLVKPDAFELHADTDAADVGWFNIKKLPPLAFDHQEILNAAHERLKSKMLYQPVGFELLDERFPFSELEKLYMAVLDRPIDRRNFKKKITKFGFLEETTEKQALYGAGRPGNLFRFNEQKYFQQQKEGINFEI
- the prfH gene encoding peptide chain release factor H — translated: MKKMMIQITSGKGPAECCRVVACVQNLLMKQAKQQAIQIEVLENKAGELNGTLLSATMMATGHNLDAFVKDWTGTVQWIAQSPYRKYHKRKNWFVGVAAFDVKELMQWNVKDVKLETCRSSGPGGQNVNKVETAVRGTHLPSGLQVMAMDTRSQLENKKLCLARLEAKIKVWQTEQLIAQQQSQWQEHNALERGGPIKTIKQDLF
- a CDS encoding ISAs1 family transposase, with the translated sequence MTTSLHNHFRWIPDPRTGNNKKHNLLEVIILSVLAVLCGAESWYEMEEFGKEKEDFLKQLLPLENGIPSHDTINRVFMLIDSALFEQCFRAWTAELSRGLEESGLSGEKELIAIDGKSICNSACKHQGLGALHLVSAWSGRNQLVLGQQKVDDKSNEITAIPALLSLLNIKGAVVSIDAMGTQKAIAEQIVESQGDYILALKQNQETLYEQVINQFNFKEDSYSQHLDKGHGRAEIRDCKVIHELNWVDEKENWKGIKTIIKITSERIIGDSHSIQDRYYISSLRADAAYFNQAIRAHWGIENQLHWQLDVGFGEDYNTTRNKQTAQNLAVVRKIALNILKADKTSKASLKAKRKMAGWNHKFLLSLIAKTNS
- a CDS encoding RtcB family protein, which codes for MGNLRTKDLSKIGYHNDQLRSLVIGIASKNFKHHSKQQLLDLLVSIKNDPEAFLDDELTSKIAEKVIGKTDAPLFKTYELRDEPVFCKTYGGKGIEQSAKKQMELANLLPVSVQGALMPDAHMGFGLPIGGVLATDNAVIPYAVGMDIGCRMALSIIDESDGFLKRFEYQIKQAIKNHTHFGMEGGLDVRQEHEVLDSPVFSEIPFLKPLRSKAVRQLGTSGNGNHFVEFGEIELLADNTLSLPAKKYTALLTHSGSRGLGSAIARHYTQIAMNTCKLPRHAQQLAWLDMNSEAGQEYWLTMTLAGDYAKACHERIHANLLKALGLKALHVVENHHNFAWKDQLADGREVIIHRKGATPAHKGELGIIPGSMTTPAYLVSGKGTGDALYSASHGAGRAMSRQKAKDSMTVSAMKKMLTNAGVTLIGGTVEENPLAYKDIETVIAAQSDLVDIEGKFYPRIVRMNKE